From the genome of Argentina anserina chromosome 4, drPotAnse1.1, whole genome shotgun sequence, one region includes:
- the LOC126792029 gene encoding reticulon-like protein B14, which produces MLIMTLGILWCKIAARIFNRMPQEINIQLSQSAWIYFIGTFNWFLLKLCAITSGKDLKLFFVALAGLYTMSTTGTYISSLNLIYTVILALGTLPALYARYETQVDTIAARCIKGVKNLSQLFHVKVLDKIPRHRKLN; this is translated from the exons ATGCTGATCATGACTCTTGGAATCCTCTGGTGCAAAATCGCAGCACGAATATTCAATAG GATGCCACAGGAGATCAACATTCAACTGTCACAGTCTGCTTGGATATACTTCATTGGAACATTTAACTGGTTCCTGTTGAAGTTATGTGCAATCACATCTGGAAAAGACTTAAAACTCTTCTTTGTG GCATTGGCTGGTCTATACACGATGTCAACTACAGGAACTTATATCAGCTCGCTGAACCTAATATATACAG TTATTCTCGCGCTCGGAACATTGCCAGCTTTGTATGCAAGATACGAAACTCAGGTTGATACAATCGCAGCCAGATGCATCAAAGGCGTGAAGAATTTAAGCCAATTGTTTCATGTCAAAGTTCTTGACAAGATACCAAGGCACAGGAAATTGAATTAG
- the LOC126791525 gene encoding uncharacterized protein LOC126791525: MALSVPIVTVITSLHLIAFIFAVGAERRRSTAKIVPDEYDEQTYCVYGTDASTVYGLAAVGLLLLSHTVLNAVTRCLCCGKGLVSGSSTTWTVFFFVFSWTTFLGAEACLLAGSARNAYHTKYRGKFNLDDLSCATLRKGVFAAAAALTLLSLIGSNLYYWSHSKADTGGWEKHHNEGVGMGESNYGQHEQQQQKQTTGFEKV; the protein is encoded by the exons ATGGCCCTCTCCGTTCCCATAGTGACTGTCATCACCTCCCTCCACCTCATCGCCTTCATTTTCGCCGTCGGCGCCGAACGACGCCGTTCCACT GCTAAGATTGTCCCCGACGAGTACGACGAGCAGACCTACTGCGTTTACGGCACCGACGCTTCCACCGTCTACGGTTTGGCCGCGGTTGGCCTTCTTCTGCTCAGCCACACTGTGCTTAACGCCGTTACCAGGTGTCTCTGCTGCGGCAAAGGCTTGGTCTCTGGCTCCTCTACTACTTGGAccgtcttcttcttcgtcttctccTG GACGACCTTTTTGGGAGCCGAGGCATGCTTATTGGCTGGGTCAGCAAGGAATGCCTACCACACCAAGTATAGGGGGAAATTCAACCTAGATGACCTGTCCTGTGCCACTCTCCGTAAGGGCGTGTTTGCTGCAGCAGCTGCTCTTACACTGTTGTCGCTGATAGGGTCAAACCTGTACTACTGGTCACATTCCAAAGCTGATACTGGTGGGTGGGAGAAGCACCACAATGAAGGTGTTGGCATGGGTGAATCTAATTATGGGCAGCatgagcagcagcagcaaaaGCAAACCACTGGATTCGAGAAGGTGTAA
- the LOC126789959 gene encoding putative glutamine amidotransferase GAT1_2.1, which yields MANSDLSMVLPRVLIVSRRTVRKNKFVDFVGEYHLDLIVSYGAVPIIVPRVSGVHTLLESFEPIHGVLLCEGEDIDPSHYDAELSGFSTEELQEIGKLHSSDTAIDKEKDSIELRLAKLCLERNIPYLGICRGSQVLNVACGGTLYQDVEKELEKECKDQNKRVTHMNYDDYDGHRHVVKVVEKTPLHQWFRDSLDEEKMEMRVNSYHHQGVKRLAQRFVPMAYAPDGLIEGFYDPDVYNPDEGKFIMGLQFHPERMRQLDSDDFEYPGCAYAYKEFVKAVGAFQKKLSQSECVPKAPKLSHELEMKRKSLLRSFSVAKNMYTKRGSMSIKESELEVGAEFLESNTALSLQQEKRLKQMGATVRNASAYMERMKMGEERERVARAIIGKMSIEQISELMSFYRIMTQICSDSLEKMITDPAS from the exons ATGGCTAATTCAGATCTCTCAATGGTGCTGCCTAGGGTTCTCATCGTCTCCCGCCGCACCGTCCGCAAGAACAAGTTTGTAGATTTCGTCG GAGAATATCATCTAGATCTAATTGTGAGCTATGGAGCAGTACCTATAATTGTTCCACGAGTCAGTGGAGTCCATACCCTACTCGAAAGCTTCGAGCCAATCCATGGGGTCCTCCTATGCGAAGGGGAAGACATAGATCCATCACATTACGACGCAGAGCTCTCGGGGTTCTCCACCGAGGAGCTCCAAGAAATTGGGAAGCTACATTCGAGTGACACTGCCATTGACAAAGAGAAAGACTCCATCGAACTGAGGCTGGCGAAACTATGCCTAGAGAGGAACATACCCTACTTGGGAATATGCCGAGGTTCACAAGTACTCAATGTGGCCTGTGGCGGTACATTGTACCAAGATGTTGAGAAGGAACTTGAGAAAGAGTGCAAAGATCAGAATAAGAGAGTGACTCATATGAACTATGATGATTATGATGGACATAGACATGTGGTGAAGGTGGTGGAGAAGACTCCTCTTCATCAATGGTTTAGAGATTCTTTGGATGAAGAGAAAATGGAGATGAGGGTTAATAGTTATCACCATCAAGGTGTTAAGAGATTGGCGCAGAGGTTTGTTCCGATGGCTTATGCCCCTGATGGTTTGATAGAAGGGTTTTATGATCCTGATGTTTATAATCCTGATGAAGGCAAGTTCATCATGGGACTTCAATTTCATCCGGAGAGAATGCGGCAACTTGATTCAGACGATTTTGAGTATCCAGGATGTGCATATGCATATAAG GAATTTGTTAAAGCAGTAGGAGCTTTCCAAAAGAAGCTCAGTCAGTCCGAGTGCGTGCCAAAGGCTCCAAAGCTTAGCCATGAGCTAGAGATGAAGAGAAAGAGCCTCCTAAGGAGTTTCTCAGTTGCCAAAAACATGTATACTAAGCGTGGAAGCATGTCAATCAAAGAATCTGAACTGGAAGTTGGAGCTGAGTTTCTTGAG TCAAATACAGCATTGAGTTTACAACAAGAGAAAAGGCTAAAGCAAATGGGTGCAACGGTGAGAAATGCTTCAGCGTACATGGAGCGAATGAAGATGGGTGAGGAGAGGGAAAGAGTTGCAAGGGCGATCATTGGGAAGATGTCCATAGAGCAGATATCAGAGCTGATGTCATTCTACCGCATCATGACTCAGATATGCTCCGACTCTTTAGAGAAGATGATAACCGACCCAGCAAGCTGA
- the LOC126789958 gene encoding uncharacterized protein LOC126789958, whose amino-acid sequence MLGTGLQATRARGEDRFYNPARARRAHQNQKAAEQLRRAQSDVTPSQSPSLKGSNPSREPENRAGSGEHHPKPAAVPAGEPGVKPLSNLERFVRSITPSVPAQHLSKTTMRGLSACDVEFQPYFVLGDLWESFKEWSAYGAGVPLILNDSDSVVQYYVPYLSGIQIYGNSVKLSAKSRRPDEDSDSDFRDSSSDGSCDFESDTIKYLREQRKHQVLSSEIPQRLERIALRDQHYPLQEDCSSDEGEPVNSQGCLLFEYFERDLPYCREPLADKILDLAFRFPGLKTIRSCDLLASSWISVAWYPIYRIPTGPTLKDLDACFLSYHSLFTPMGGVQDPRAPVVTYPSDMDSIPKMSLPVFGLASYKFRGSLWTPSGGLERQLANSLLQATDDFLRLLQVNHPDFLFFSRR is encoded by the exons ATGTTGGGAACGGGATTACAGGCGACGCGAGCTCGCGGAGAGGATCGGTTTTACAATCCGGCCAGAGCGCGTAGGGCACACCAGAACCAGAAGGCCGCCGAGCAACTCCGCCGAGCTCAGAGCGACGTGACGCCCAGTCAATCGCCTTCGCTCAAGGGGAGCAACCCGAGCCGGGAGCCGGAGAACCGGGCCGGTTCGGGTGAGCATCATCCCAAACCGGCTGCCGTGCCCGCTGGCGAGCCGGGTGTAAAGCCGTTGAGTAATCTGGAGCGGTTCGTGCGGTCCATCACGCCCTCAGTTCCGGCTCAGCACCTCTCCAAG ACGACGATGAGAGGATTGAGTGCATGTGACGTAGAGTTTCAGCCGTACTTTGTTCTTGGTGATCTGTGGGAGTCTTTTAAGGAGTGGAGTGCTTACGGTGCCGGAGTGCCTCTGATTTTGAATGACAGTGACTCTGTGGTTCAATATTATGTCCCTTATTTATCCGGTATTCAAATATACGGAAACTCTGTCAAGTTGTCAGCTAAGTCGAG GCGACCAGATGAAGATAGTGACAGTGATTTTAGGGATTCTAGTAGTGATGGTAGCTGTGATTTTGAGTCGGATACGATAAAATATTTGAGAGAGCAACGGAAGCATCAAGTGTTGTCTAGTGAAATTCCTCAAAGGTTAGAAAGAATAGCTCTGAGAGATCAGCATTATCCACTCCAAGAGGATTGCTCTAGTGATGAGGGTGAACCTGTTAATTCACAAGGTTGCTTATTATTTGAGTATTTTGAACGTGATCTTCCTTATTGCCGTGAGCCTTTAGCTGATAAG ATACTAGATCTTGCATTTCGTTTTCCTGGGCTGAAGACAATAAGAAGTTGTGATCTACTTGCTTCCAGTTGGATTTCTGTTGCATG GTATCCAATTTACAGGATTCCAACAGGACCAACTTTAAAGGATCTTGATGCATGCTTTCTGTCATACCATTCCCTGTTTACCCCCATGGGAG GTGTACAAGACCCTCGAGCTCCTGTAGTGACATATCCGAGTGACATGGATAGCATCCCTAAGATGTCCTTGCCTGTATTTGGTCTTGCTTCATACAAGTTCAGAGGGTCCTTGTGGACTCCTAGTGGGGGTTTGGAACGACAATTAGCAAACTCCCTCTTGCAAGCCACTGATGACTTTCTAAGGCTGCTTCAGGTCAATCATCCAGATTTTCTGTTCTTCAGCCGTCGGTGA
- the LOC126791801 gene encoding LEAF RUST 10 DISEASE-RESISTANCE LOCUS RECEPTOR-LIKE PROTEIN KINASE-like 1.2 isoform X3, with translation MNHQTLLFSPPFINLYVLIFFLISETSFAVDFHFQNCSVPSTCGGQNISFPFYIPGQQEAYCGNPGFQISCIDEHPTIPLAGDVYIVHNINYQNQTLVVSNKALSNSNSPSCIPVVTNITFPTGRFDLLPKQKEIFLVYNCTSALGDESFSKYKIGCFGTSSSVLALPGDQQKLFARVSEKCGNKVVVNTTVEDYGSDILKSGIREVLRRGFVMKWIAANCGECESSGGKCGFDLNVHQFRCYCPDRPHRVSCKEKNLKRKLGLGIVVGGPVFLGILGILVACFFLIRCYKKNLASSKGLSRNFSSQPYSKSDLEGGNAYFGVSVFTYEELKEATNHFDSEKEIGDGGFGAVYYGKLKDGREVAVKRLYEHNFKRQEQFMNEIEILTRLRHKNLVSLYGCTSRRSRELILVYEYISNGTVADHLHGDLAESCPLTWPIRMSIAIETANALSYLHLSDIVHRDVKTTNILLDNNFTVKVADFGLSRLFPLDVTHVSTAPQGTPGYVDPEYHQCYQLTSKSDVYSFGVVLVELISSLPAVDITRHRHEINLSNIALNKIQKGLYSELVDSCLGFESDHEVKRMTIAVAELAYQCLQQDNDARPTMSEVLETLQMIERGKDVPQNRNEVFDDIEMRESIQPPPSPECDELQLLKNIKPPFSPNSVTQRWPSTSSSTPNASC, from the exons ATGAATCATCAAACCTTGCTGTTCTCTCCCCCATTTATAAACCTCTATgttctcattttctttctcatATCAGAAACCTCATTTGCTGTAGACTTTCATTTCCAGAACTGCAGTGTCCCCAGCACTTGCGGCGGCCAAAACATAAGCTTTCCGTTCTACATCCCAGGGCAGCAAGAGGCCTACTGCGGTAATCCGGGGTTTCAAATCTCCTGCATTGATGAACACCCTACAATTCCATTGGCGGGAGATGTTTACATAGTTCACAATATCAATTACCAAAACCAAACTCTTGTCGTCTCAAACAAAGCTCtttcaaactcaaactcaccTTCTTGTATTCCCGTAGTCACAAACATAACCTTTCCTACTGGTCGTTTTGACCTTCTTcccaaacaaaaagaaatctTTTTGGTATATAATTGCACCTCAGCTTTGGGTGATGAGTCGTTTTCCAAGTACAAAATCGGTTGTTTTGGGACTAGTAGTTCCGTTCTGGCGCTTCCTGGGGATCAACAGAAACTATTTGCTCGGGTGTCTGAAAAGTGTGGAAACAAAGTGGTTGTTAATACAACCGTAGAGGATTATGGGAGTGATATTCTTAAGTCGGGTATTCGAGAGGTGTTGAGAAGAGGGTTTGTTATGAAATGGATAGCAGCCAACTGCGGCGAATGCGAGAGCAGTGGGGGAAAGTGTGGTTTCGATCTCAATGTGCATCAATTCAGATGTTACTGCCCAGATAGGCCTCATCGCGTCAGCTGTAAAG AAAAGAATTTGAAGCGGAAGCTAGGACTTG GTATTGTAGTGGGAGGTCCAGTGTTCCTTGGAATCCTTGGAATCCTTGTAGCCTGCTTCTTTCTCATCAGGTGTTACAAAAAAAACCTTGCTTCTTCAAAAGGACTCTCTAGGAACTTTTCTTCTCAGCCCTACTCAAAATCAGACCTAGAAGGGGGCAATGCCTACTTTGGTGTTTCGGTCTTCACCTATGAGGAACTTAAAGAAGCCACTAATCATTTTGACAGTGAAAAAGAGATTGGAGATGGAGGTTTTGGAGCTGTCTACTATG GGAAACTCAAAGATGGCCGGGAAGTTGCGGTCAAGCGTTTATATGAGCACAATTTCAAGCGTCAGGAACAGtttatgaatgaaattgaaattctcACTCGTCTGCGCCACAAAAACTTAGTCTCCCTTTATGGTTGCACCTCACGCCGCAGCCGTGAACTCATACTCGTCTATGAGTACATTTCCAATGGAACTGTTGCTGATCATCTCCACGGTGACTTAGCAGAAAGTTGTCCACTTACATGGCCTATTCGTATGAGCATTGCTATTGAAACTGCCAATGCACTGTCTTACCTCCATCTTTCTGACATTGTGCATCGTGATGTGAAGACTACCAACATTCTCCTCGACAACAACTTTACCGTTAAAGTTGCGGATTTTGGGCTCTCGCGGCTTTTTCCCCTTGATGTCACTCATGTCTCTACTGCTCCTCAAGGTACCCCTGGTTATGTTGATCCAGAGTATCACCAGTGTTACCAGCTAACTAGCAAGAGCGATGTTTATAGCTTCGGGgttgttctcgttgagctgaTATCATCTCTGCCAGCAGTTGATATAACTAGGCATAGGCATGAGATCAATTTGTCTAACATAGCCTTAAACAAGATTCAAAAAGGTTTATACAGTGAGCTGGTAGATTCATGTCTTGGGTTTGAGTCAGATCATGAAGTAAAAAGGATGACAATTGCAGTGGCGGAGTTGGCTTACCAATGTTTGCAGCAGGACAATGATGCAAGGCCTACCATGTCTGAGGTTCTGGAAACGTTGCAGATGATTGAAAGGGGAAAAGATGTTCCACAGAATCGGAACGAGGTCTTTGATGATATTGAGATGAGAGAGAGTATACAGCCACCACCTTCACCAGAATGTGATGAGCTGCAGTTGTTGAAGAACATCAAGCCACCATTTTCACCAAACTCCGTGACCCAAAGATGGCCTAGCACTTCGTCTAGCACACCTAATGCCAGTTGCTGA
- the LOC126791801 gene encoding LEAF RUST 10 DISEASE-RESISTANCE LOCUS RECEPTOR-LIKE PROTEIN KINASE-like 1.2 isoform X1, whose product MNHQTLLFSPPFINLYVLIFFLISETSFAVDFHFQNCSVPSTCGGQNISFPFYIPGQQEAYCGNPGFQISCIDEHPTIPLAGDVYIVHNINYQNQTLVVSNKALSNSNSPSCIPVVTNITFPTGRFDLLPKQKEIFLVYNCTSALGDESFSKYKIGCFGTSSSVLALPGDQQKLFARVSEKCGNKVVVNTTVEDYGSDILKSGIREVLRRGFVMKWIAANCGECESSGGKCGFDLNVHQFRCYCPDRPHRVSCKGKEKNLKRKLGLGIVVGGPVFLGILGILVACFFLIRCYKKNLASSKGLSRNFSSQPYSKSDLEGGNAYFGVSVFTYEELKEATNHFDSEKEIGDGGFGAVYYGKLKDGREVAVKRLYEHNFKRQEQFMNEIEILTRLRHKNLVSLYGCTSRRSRELILVYEYISNGTVADHLHGDLAESCPLTWPIRMSIAIETANALSYLHLSDIVHRDVKTTNILLDNNFTVKVADFGLSRLFPLDVTHVSTAPQGTPGYVDPEYHQCYQLTSKSDVYSFGVVLVELISSLPAVDITRHRHEINLSNIALNKIQKGLYSELVDSCLGFESDHEVKRMTIAVAELAYQCLQQDNDARPTMSEVLETLQMIERGKDVPQNRNEVFDDIEMRESIQPPPSPECDELQLLKNIKPPFSPNSVTQRWPSTSSSTPNASC is encoded by the exons ATGAATCATCAAACCTTGCTGTTCTCTCCCCCATTTATAAACCTCTATgttctcattttctttctcatATCAGAAACCTCATTTGCTGTAGACTTTCATTTCCAGAACTGCAGTGTCCCCAGCACTTGCGGCGGCCAAAACATAAGCTTTCCGTTCTACATCCCAGGGCAGCAAGAGGCCTACTGCGGTAATCCGGGGTTTCAAATCTCCTGCATTGATGAACACCCTACAATTCCATTGGCGGGAGATGTTTACATAGTTCACAATATCAATTACCAAAACCAAACTCTTGTCGTCTCAAACAAAGCTCtttcaaactcaaactcaccTTCTTGTATTCCCGTAGTCACAAACATAACCTTTCCTACTGGTCGTTTTGACCTTCTTcccaaacaaaaagaaatctTTTTGGTATATAATTGCACCTCAGCTTTGGGTGATGAGTCGTTTTCCAAGTACAAAATCGGTTGTTTTGGGACTAGTAGTTCCGTTCTGGCGCTTCCTGGGGATCAACAGAAACTATTTGCTCGGGTGTCTGAAAAGTGTGGAAACAAAGTGGTTGTTAATACAACCGTAGAGGATTATGGGAGTGATATTCTTAAGTCGGGTATTCGAGAGGTGTTGAGAAGAGGGTTTGTTATGAAATGGATAGCAGCCAACTGCGGCGAATGCGAGAGCAGTGGGGGAAAGTGTGGTTTCGATCTCAATGTGCATCAATTCAGATGTTACTGCCCAGATAGGCCTCATCGCGTCAGCTGTAAAGGTAAAG AAAAGAATTTGAAGCGGAAGCTAGGACTTG GTATTGTAGTGGGAGGTCCAGTGTTCCTTGGAATCCTTGGAATCCTTGTAGCCTGCTTCTTTCTCATCAGGTGTTACAAAAAAAACCTTGCTTCTTCAAAAGGACTCTCTAGGAACTTTTCTTCTCAGCCCTACTCAAAATCAGACCTAGAAGGGGGCAATGCCTACTTTGGTGTTTCGGTCTTCACCTATGAGGAACTTAAAGAAGCCACTAATCATTTTGACAGTGAAAAAGAGATTGGAGATGGAGGTTTTGGAGCTGTCTACTATG GGAAACTCAAAGATGGCCGGGAAGTTGCGGTCAAGCGTTTATATGAGCACAATTTCAAGCGTCAGGAACAGtttatgaatgaaattgaaattctcACTCGTCTGCGCCACAAAAACTTAGTCTCCCTTTATGGTTGCACCTCACGCCGCAGCCGTGAACTCATACTCGTCTATGAGTACATTTCCAATGGAACTGTTGCTGATCATCTCCACGGTGACTTAGCAGAAAGTTGTCCACTTACATGGCCTATTCGTATGAGCATTGCTATTGAAACTGCCAATGCACTGTCTTACCTCCATCTTTCTGACATTGTGCATCGTGATGTGAAGACTACCAACATTCTCCTCGACAACAACTTTACCGTTAAAGTTGCGGATTTTGGGCTCTCGCGGCTTTTTCCCCTTGATGTCACTCATGTCTCTACTGCTCCTCAAGGTACCCCTGGTTATGTTGATCCAGAGTATCACCAGTGTTACCAGCTAACTAGCAAGAGCGATGTTTATAGCTTCGGGgttgttctcgttgagctgaTATCATCTCTGCCAGCAGTTGATATAACTAGGCATAGGCATGAGATCAATTTGTCTAACATAGCCTTAAACAAGATTCAAAAAGGTTTATACAGTGAGCTGGTAGATTCATGTCTTGGGTTTGAGTCAGATCATGAAGTAAAAAGGATGACAATTGCAGTGGCGGAGTTGGCTTACCAATGTTTGCAGCAGGACAATGATGCAAGGCCTACCATGTCTGAGGTTCTGGAAACGTTGCAGATGATTGAAAGGGGAAAAGATGTTCCACAGAATCGGAACGAGGTCTTTGATGATATTGAGATGAGAGAGAGTATACAGCCACCACCTTCACCAGAATGTGATGAGCTGCAGTTGTTGAAGAACATCAAGCCACCATTTTCACCAAACTCCGTGACCCAAAGATGGCCTAGCACTTCGTCTAGCACACCTAATGCCAGTTGCTGA
- the LOC126791801 gene encoding LEAF RUST 10 DISEASE-RESISTANCE LOCUS RECEPTOR-LIKE PROTEIN KINASE-like 1.1 isoform X2, with translation MATVAVFVFYVIAHFLVVYSAESCQEFFCNDIVGNISFPFKNETQKFPDCGYYTVDCSDRGSTKIQFKEGGYWFHFESITRASSVSINDSKLQERIENLETDDCNDALFSDLSLPNSTRIIHISTHNLTLFRCSNTMDKSLSEDPNYACRNANYTYFTASHDSLNCSAFQIPILSSFLSSFFNHSALTAKFPLEVQFTNECVQCFTRGGKCLEDQEEFKCEHAQNKCFDEKGQFNCSVAKEGKCQDEKGQYKCDKEKNLKRKLGLGIVVGGPVFLGILGILVACFFLIRCYKKNLASSKGLSRNFSSQPYSKSDLEGGNAYFGVSVFTYEELKEATNHFDSEKEIGDGGFGAVYYGKLKDGREVAVKRLYEHNFKRQEQFMNEIEILTRLRHKNLVSLYGCTSRRSRELILVYEYISNGTVADHLHGDLAESCPLTWPIRMSIAIETANALSYLHLSDIVHRDVKTTNILLDNNFTVKVADFGLSRLFPLDVTHVSTAPQGTPGYVDPEYHQCYQLTSKSDVYSFGVVLVELISSLPAVDITRHRHEINLSNIALNKIQKGLYSELVDSCLGFESDHEVKRMTIAVAELAYQCLQQDNDARPTMSEVLETLQMIERGKDVPQNRNEVFDDIEMRESIQPPPSPECDELQLLKNIKPPFSPNSVTQRWPSTSSSTPNASC, from the exons ATGGCTACCGTGGCTGTGTTCGTTTTCTATGTCATTGCACATTTTCTGGTTGTTTACTCCGCAGAGAGTTGTCAAGAGTTCTTCTGTAATGATATAGTAGGCAACATCTCCTTCCCCTTCAAAAATGAAACGCAGAAATTTCCAGATTGCGGATATTACACTGTTGATTGTTCAGACCGCGGTAGTACGAAGATCCAATTTAAAGAGGGAGGTTACTGGTTTCATTTTGAAAGCATCACTCGAGCAAGTAGCGTTTCAATCAATGACAGCAAACTTCAGGAGCGCATAGAGAACTTAGAAACAGATGACTGCAATGATGCCCTTTTCAGTGATTTAAGCCTTCCCAACTCTACTCGTATCATCCATATATCCACACACAACCTTACCCTGTTCAGATGCAGCAACACCATGGACAAATCTCTTTCAGAGGATCCTAACTATGCCTGCAGGAATGCAAATTACACATACTTTACTGCATCACATGATAGTTTAAACTGCTCAGCCTTTCAGATTCCCATACTTTCATCCTTTCTTTCCAGTTTCTTTAATCATTCTGCATTGACTGCTAAATTCCCCCTTGAAGTGCAATTTACCAATGAATGTGTCCAGTGCTTTACTCGTGGAGGTAAATGCTTAGAAGACCAAGAAGAATTTAAATGTGAGCATGCACAAAATAAATGCTTCGACGAAAAGGGACAGTTCAATTGTTCCGTCGCAAAAGAAGGTAAATGCCAGGATGAGAAGGGACAATACAAATGTGACAAAG AAAAGAATTTGAAGCGGAAGCTAGGACTTG GTATTGTAGTGGGAGGTCCAGTGTTCCTTGGAATCCTTGGAATCCTTGTAGCCTGCTTCTTTCTCATCAGGTGTTACAAAAAAAACCTTGCTTCTTCAAAAGGACTCTCTAGGAACTTTTCTTCTCAGCCCTACTCAAAATCAGACCTAGAAGGGGGCAATGCCTACTTTGGTGTTTCGGTCTTCACCTATGAGGAACTTAAAGAAGCCACTAATCATTTTGACAGTGAAAAAGAGATTGGAGATGGAGGTTTTGGAGCTGTCTACTATG GGAAACTCAAAGATGGCCGGGAAGTTGCGGTCAAGCGTTTATATGAGCACAATTTCAAGCGTCAGGAACAGtttatgaatgaaattgaaattctcACTCGTCTGCGCCACAAAAACTTAGTCTCCCTTTATGGTTGCACCTCACGCCGCAGCCGTGAACTCATACTCGTCTATGAGTACATTTCCAATGGAACTGTTGCTGATCATCTCCACGGTGACTTAGCAGAAAGTTGTCCACTTACATGGCCTATTCGTATGAGCATTGCTATTGAAACTGCCAATGCACTGTCTTACCTCCATCTTTCTGACATTGTGCATCGTGATGTGAAGACTACCAACATTCTCCTCGACAACAACTTTACCGTTAAAGTTGCGGATTTTGGGCTCTCGCGGCTTTTTCCCCTTGATGTCACTCATGTCTCTACTGCTCCTCAAGGTACCCCTGGTTATGTTGATCCAGAGTATCACCAGTGTTACCAGCTAACTAGCAAGAGCGATGTTTATAGCTTCGGGgttgttctcgttgagctgaTATCATCTCTGCCAGCAGTTGATATAACTAGGCATAGGCATGAGATCAATTTGTCTAACATAGCCTTAAACAAGATTCAAAAAGGTTTATACAGTGAGCTGGTAGATTCATGTCTTGGGTTTGAGTCAGATCATGAAGTAAAAAGGATGACAATTGCAGTGGCGGAGTTGGCTTACCAATGTTTGCAGCAGGACAATGATGCAAGGCCTACCATGTCTGAGGTTCTGGAAACGTTGCAGATGATTGAAAGGGGAAAAGATGTTCCACAGAATCGGAACGAGGTCTTTGATGATATTGAGATGAGAGAGAGTATACAGCCACCACCTTCACCAGAATGTGATGAGCTGCAGTTGTTGAAGAACATCAAGCCACCATTTTCACCAAACTCCGTGACCCAAAGATGGCCTAGCACTTCGTCTAGCACACCTAATGCCAGTTGCTGA